gaggatcacttgagcctaagaccATAGTGaactatggtcatgccactgcactccagcctgggcaacagagtgagaaaatgtctcaaaatttaatttaattcaatttaatttaaaagtgttGTGAGGCTCACTAAGTTATCCAAACAGGACTCTGGTAGCACAATGGTTGGGTTAATTGGTTAAAGTCTAGGCCTATATGTCTAGGCTGGTAGAGTCATGTTGAAGCTAACCTTGTTCATTAtggaaaataagaacaaatttgATTGAAAAAGTCAGAAGAATGTCTCTCTATCAGAGGGAAATAACAGGTAGATGTATGCACTGTCACTAAAAGCCCATTTCTATGAAAATGCAGTACACCTCGAATCCGGAATCCTCTCGTTGAAAAGCACTTTACCATTACGGCTTCAGCTTTCACTAAGATTCTTACCAAgaatatccacatgaaaaacTGTTCtgaattaattataaaaaaatctTGTCAAGAACTTCATCCATCATCCAGTGCCTCAAACTTAGGGTCGCAGATGAGAAATGTCATTCAGGAATTTAGTTGAGGAGAAGCTCTGACTCTTCTGCGAATTCCTAAGCCTGCTTATTTTGGGTGATGACATCTGGGTATTAttgaatttctcttttctctcccactTGCCAAGAGTTCAGAACAAAATTTGCTGCTCTGTCAGAGCCAAGATGTGAGCCCACAGAGTTGACACGCTACTCACTTCACGGCTCTGATTCCTCTTTCTGGTTTGTTAGCTTTATCATCAATCCTTTTGTAGGCAATTCCaaatcttttttggaaaaaaggcCAAGCATATAGggtatttcattttgtttgcagTTGTTGGGCCATTGTTAAGGGTGCAAATGAAGCCTGTGACTGAGGTACCACTAAGGAGAGTCAAGATAGGCGCAGATGGGAAGAGATGGGGCATTctcgtttttattttattttattttattttgagccaaagtctggctctatcacccaggctggagtgcaggggcatgatatcagctcactgcaagctccgcctcccgggttcaagtgattctcctgcctcagcctcctgagtagctgggattacaggtacccaccaccaacccggctaatgtttgtagttttagtagagatggggtttcaccatgttggccaggctagtcttgaactcctgacctcaggtgatccaccggcctcggccttccaaagtgctgggattacaggcgtgagccaccatacccagtcccAGTCTTGAACTTACAATAGGGATTGCAACTCAGCTGGCTAAGGGAAGAAGCCAGCCAGGTTCTGCAGCAGAAGACTGGAGAGAGTGCGCCCTATCGGATGGAGGCAGCTGCCACTCAGACCCCAAGGTTAGACTGGTTTTCTTGAGGTAAGGCAAGCCTGGATTGTCAGATCTTAGTTTTTCAAGAAAAGCTAGACatctagattttttattttatttttttatttttttatttttgagacggagtctcgctctgtcgccggggctggagtgcagtggccggatctcagctcactgcaagctccgcctcccgggtttacgccattctcctgcctcagcctcccgagtagctgggactacaggcgcccaccacctcgtccggctagatttttgtatttttagtagagatgggtgttagccaggatggtctcgatctcctgacctcgtgatccgcccgtttcggcctcccaagtgctgggattacaggcttgagccaccgcgcccggcctagattttttatttttaatcctgaTGTTTGAAATGTTGGCAAGgaattccaatttttaaaaacactctgGACCagcaaaaagtagaatggtgactGCCAGAGGGTGCGGGAGGGGCAACGGGGAGTTGGTTGTTCGATGGGTGTTAAATTTCAGCCACAGCGATGAGTAAGTTCCATGGATCTGCTGTGCGGCATCGTGTCCCTAGTTAAGGCTACAGTGCTGGACACTTAAAAATGTGTTAGGAGAGTAGATCTGTTAAGTGCTTTTACCAtgatagtaataacaataaagcACAGTGACACAGGGAAACTTCTGGAGGCAGTGAAGGTGTTAATTACTTTGATGGTGGAGATGGTAATCAAGGGCATATGCAACACAATAAACTCATCCAACTCCCTccattaaatatgtgcagttctttgtatatcaattatacctaatGAAgctggttttattcatttttaaaaacccactctGGACTAAGCCTCCATCTATGGTTCAGACCTGGGCCTTTGGGCTCACAGACATCTGGGGCTTACTGAGTTGCCCAAACAAGACTCTGGTAGCACTGTGATTAGGTTAATTCATTAAAGTCTAGGCCTATATGTCTAAGCTGGTAGAGTCATGTTAAAGGCTGGCTTATTCAATAgtgaaaataagaacaaatgtAAGTAAAGAAGTCAGAGGAAGTTCTAGGTATTGGGAACCCAGGTACCACGGAGGCAAACCAGGAGCTCTGCCATCAGGGCACTGATGTCATAATGGCAGCAAAGATCCGGAGGACTTCAACCTCCAAGAAACCTGAAGTTCTGAGCTCTTGTCTTAGATTTTGTGAGCATAGATTATAGTAGGCAGAGCCCTGGACTTGAAATCTGGAAGCAGCCTTGATCTCACTTCTGTCACCAACAAATCAGGTCTTGGAAAACCCAGTGGATTTCCCAAGGCCTCCATAGCACTCCCGGCAGAAGAAGGAGGTTAACTGAGACGTGAATCTTTCCAATTCCTTATTTCCAAATGTATCTTATCAGAATCCCCAAAGATACATAAGCATGAGAAAAGAAGTTTCCATTCATCTTTCAGTCATCTGCCTCTATAGAAAAATTATCTAAATTTTCAGTCTTGCTACAAACACTAAATGCGTGGAATTTTCAAAggcaagtgaaaaataaatacatatcaaGATTGAAAAATAGGAGACCGTGGGACTTAGCAATCTTCACCAGAGGAATTTCTAATTTTACACTCTCCCACCAACAGAAACACAGTCACAATGTACTTTAATGCTTGGACTGTATTTTGAAAAGGGTAGAGTTAATATTATCATGTACGAGCAGTGCCATTTGGACATACACTTTTGTTATACCTGATCGCTTTgtgtaaataataaaagataactcAAAAGCTATAAACATCTGACTGTCTGCACTGTTTTCAGAATACATGTTTACTTTAATTCTGCAATGACTGCTTCAAGTTTTTCCTTAAGGGCGCCGCAAAACTCAtccaccttttcttcttttttataaaacTGAAAGGTTGGGACGCACATGATGGCGCAGTCTCTCACCACCTCCTCACAGTCATCAGCGTCCACCTCCAGGAACACCACGTCCTCATGCTTCATAGACAGGGCGTGGAAAAACGGTTTGATGGTCCTGCAGGGCCCACACCACGTGGCCGAGAAGTCCACAGCCACCAGTCTCTCCCCAGCCTCCTTCAGTGAAGCCTCAAAGTCTTCCTTGCTCAGGATCACTTTCACCTTGTCCTCCTCCAGGGACTCCGTTGTATCTTCTTCAGGCTTTAGGATGTCACCCTCCTTGGGCTGGATGGCTTCTTCTGGGGACTTGGGGATGTCACCCTCCTTGGGCTGGATGGCTTCTTCTGGGGACTTGGGGATGTCACCCTCCTTGGGCTGGATGGCTTCTTCTAGGGACTTGGGGCTGTCGTCCTCCTTCGGCTGGATGGCTTCTTCTGGGGACTTGAGGATGTCACCCTCCTTGGGCTGGATGGCTTCTTCTGGGGACTTGGGGATGTCACCCTCCTTGGGCTGGATGGCTTCTTCTGGGGACTTGAGGATGTCACCCTCCTTGGGCTGGATGGCTTCTTCTGGGGACTTGGGGATGTCACCCTCCTTGGGCTGGATGGCTTCTTCTGGGGACTTGGGGCTGTCGTTATCCTTCAGCTGGATGGCTTCTTCTGGGGACTTGAGGATGTCACCCTCCTTGGGTGGGATGGCTTCTTCTGAGGACTTGGAGCTGTCATCCTCCTTCGGCTGGATGGCTTCTTCTGGAGACTTGAGGATGTCACCCTCCTTGGGCTGGATGCTTTCTTCTGGGGACTTGGGGCTGTCATCCTCCTTCGGCTGGATGGCTTCTTCTAGGGACTTGGGGATGTCACCCTCCTTCGACTGGATGGTTTCTTCTGGGGACTTGGGGCTGTCATCCTCCTTGGACTGGATGGGCTTCATTGAGGACTTGGGAATATTGCCCAGCTTGGACTGGATGGGTTTTGCTGAGGACTTGGGGATGTCACCCTCTTTGGGTTTGATGACTTCTGAGGACTTGGGGAGGTCGTCCTTCTTGGATTGGTTGGTTTCTTCTGGGGACTTGCAGATGTCACCCTCCGTGGGTTGGATGGTTTCTTCTGGGGACTTGGGGATGTCACCCTGCTTGGGATGGCTGGTGTTTGCTGAGGACTTCGGTAGGTCATCACCCTCCTGTGGAGCACCAGACTCCTCTGTGGGCATGTGGAACGTGTGGCTGACCATGGGGAGAAAGGCCTTCTCTTTAGCCTGGACTGTGTCCAAGAACTCTAGGGCCAGGAGAGGCACATTGCTGGACAGGACTTGTAATGAACTTTCTGTaccaaataacataaaataaatcaaatagaaaagcaaaagaagaaccaaataaatTCTCATCATATTCCAAGGAAGACTGATGTCACTCTTAGAGACCACGAATGAAGTCTGATGAATGGTGTACTGATCTGAATAACTCGTTCAACAGAAGGACAAACAGCATGTAGTTACATGTATCTTCTGTATGCATGTTCTTAAACCACAACTTTCCCTTCCTGGTTCAACACCCTGCCCACTCCCTAACTGCATAGGTCTTTAAGGCAACCCTCTTTCCTCCCCTACTTACCATTAGCATCACCTTCATTTGTTTCTTCCTGAGTGTCCAGCCTCATTTCTGGTGTTCCAGGGGCTCCAGCTTTAACACTTTCCATTACTAGTTCCTTATCTACATCCATTCCTGATCCTTCACAGATGCCTCATAATAAAGGCCGTACCCTCCAACTTTTTGCAAGCTATCCATCCTAACATCAAAATATGAGTAAAACTTATATTTGGGTAGCACGTTACAGTTGGTTTTCCTTCTCTGTATTCACAACAGTGATGTTTGAGAGCTTCAAGGTGGCTGCCCTGTGCTGAGGCTGGGACTATGCATTCACTGGCATCATTTCCTATAACACAACAAACCACTGAGGTCAGAACCATTATGATGAGCAGTTTACACATGAGAAGCTATGAGGCTCACTTAAGGTTGCAAAGCTAGGGTAGGGGCAGGTTCCACAGCTCACGCTCTGCACTGTGAGGCTGTGCTGGACTGCTCGCCACAAGTCCCGTCCAGCCTGGGTTCTGAAAACGAGTCCTGTCCAGCCTGGGTTCTGTGAATCAGCCTTCTTTTCATCTCCCTCCAGGATCCCGCAGCTCCAGCTTTCTCTTTATGACTCACCCATTGTGACCAGCTCCTAAGTATCTCCTCGAAACCATGTTAGCCTCCTCTGCAAAGTGTCCCACGATGTCAAATGTTCAGCTCCTGCCAGACGGCCTTTtcccacctcccccacctcccaggcccgCCAGCCTAGCCTGTGCCCTCTCCCGTGCAGGCACATCCAAGTACACGGCTCTTCCAGCCTTTACGTGCAGGAGAACAACCTCTTTGTGAATAATCTGGGTTCCATAAGCCACATCTACCCCATCCTGTGGAATGGGAAGCCCAATACCTGTCCCCCAGGGagatttattttcattagttCAGGACCACTGGCTCATTTTCCACCCTCACTCTGCACAACACATCTAGTCCAAGGCAGGAAGAATCAGTGGGGAATTTTGCCTTCTCTACACACACTTTGAACAAATCCTCATGTTTCAGTTTCACTCCAAAAATATAAGTGTCAAAagtggtcaggtgtggtggctcacacctgtaatctcagtactttgagaggccaaggtgggaggatttcttgagctcaggagttcgagatcagcctgggcaacatagcaagaccccatctctacaaaaaatacaaaacctagccaggcatggtggcacactcctgtcccagctacacggggagctgaggtgggaggtttgcttgagccactgaattcaaggttgcagtgagccataatcactacattgtactccagcctgggcaacagagcaaggtcccgtctctaaaaactaaaaataaaagcgTTGAAATCTAAATGATAAGACCTCCACATTGTCAATAGAAACCTCGAAACATCTAATGGCGATGGTTCAATTATCTGGATTTTTATACCAAAACATGTTTTACTAAGGGATAGAGAGACTATTCGCCATAGCAAATccatagttcctttttttttttctttgagacagtcttgccctgtcacccagattggagtgcagtggcacaatctcaactcactgcaacctccacctcccgggttcatgcaattctcttgcctcaccctctcgagtagctagggattacaggcatgcaaccaccacacctggctaatttttgtattcttttagtagagacagggtttcaccatgttggcaaggctggtgtctaactcctgacttcaaatgatccacctgcctcagcctcccgaatggctgggattacaggcgtgagccaccatgcctggcccagcagATCCATAGTTCTTGATGACATGAATCCTATTCCAGGAAGAGCTCATGTTTCCACACTGTTTCCTCAGCTGCTGCCAAGGAAAGCTCTCCCCTCTCTCACCAGGAGACTCTGGGCCTTTcttatgtgatattttaaagGATGGGAGGTTGTCTTCCCTCTCCGATGCCAATGGCTTCCACAGCTGACAGGTCTCTTTTCATGGTGCCCTATTTTAAAACAGAGTATGAAAATAAACGTCAGCCACTTACCTGCTCAGTGTCTTCCTTCCCAGTGTTAGAAGAAAGGAGGCGAAGCAGGGAGGGTGTGCATCATTTGCAGAAATCATCATGAACAGATTTTATTAGCACAAAGTGGGCAGCATCTTTGGCCCTTGCTCATTGGTAAGTTAATTTATTTCCTTGGACCCTATCTTGTACAGGTCCCTGCTGTTTGGAAGGGAGTGGATGAGGACAAAGAGGAACTCCATCTCTGAGAGGCAGAGTGAAAACATCACCCCTGCCATCCCAGTAGATGCGGAGGCAAAGGGACAGATGCCTGTGTCCCAGCCTCCTTTCTCTAGGTTGATTGCCCGCACAGATGCTGATCAGATgtgcggctgggcgcagtggctcgtgtctgtcatcccagcactttgggaggctgaggcgggcggatcacctgaggtaggagttcaagaccaacccggacaacatggtggaaccccgtctctactaaaaatacaaaagttagctggacatggtgacgtgtgtctgtaatcccagctactcaggaggctgaggcaggagaattgcttgaacctgggaggcagagggtgcagtgagccgagatgatgccactgcactccagcctgagtgacagagcaagactgtctcaaaaaaaaagataaaaaaagagtTGCAGTTGAAAGCAGAGGCGCATCTGCCTCCTGCTCCACCTGGAAGGCCAGGAAGAGCACTCATGGATTCCACATCCAACACAGCACTGTCCTCATGCAGCATGACCCCTAGTAGAGGGTGGGAGTGGATGTGTGGACCTGGGGCAGGCTCCACAGCCTGCAGGGAGGAGGTTAAGGATCTAGCAACCATGTACACCCCAGAGTGCATCTGGGAGTGCTCTGAGACTGGTGAAAGAGGCCTAGGGGAAGAAGCCACAGAGGAGGAGGATCTGTGACCAGAGGCAAGGACTGGAATCACAGACTCCAGCCATGAGTAACATCACGATGCCCCTGTCCTAAATGGAACCAGTGAGTACTTCAAGAGATCTCAGGCTGGGGACCAGGCCAGACCAGCCAATTCACATGGGAAACCAGTACAGGACGAGAGCACCTGGTACTACATTATCCACACAGCCCTGGGCATCCAGACAGCGTGGAGAAACCGAGAACTCTGAAAGACTGCACCGCTACACCGTGGAAAAAGGTTCTTTGAGCCGAGATTCCACAAACAGGCAAACTTAATTCGGTTTCCCTGCTCCTCACCATCTCACTCCAAAACCCATTGAGATAAGGCTCATGGGAAGAACGAGCCGTTCTAAAGAGATGGATAAGTGATATTGCACCTGCATGTCTTAGTAAAAGAGAGGAAATCTGTGATCCTGTTACATTTATACTTGGAGATCTTCGTGTGTTTTAGGTTTGGCACTTGTTCCTGATATTTTTACTCTTCCTTCTGCAATTCAGATGAATTCCAAGCAACTTGAACTATTAATGCTTCCATTTGACTTgtcataaaaatgtatgttttctttcagcacaAGCTCATCCCCAAATAGCTCATGAGCCCTTATGTCAGTCAGGTTGTGTCTCAGGAAACAGAAACAACCAGCTATTTTAGGCCTGGGATGATTTGGGCAATTATAAAACTGCTGGCAAGGCTGCCCATTTAGGCTAGGTATCCGGAATGTTTCCCGGAACACTGAGCAATGATTCAGAACAGGCTTGCCAGGATCACTACAACCTCCAGGATATCAGGAAGAAAGGGGATTAGAAGGCCACCACCCAAACGGTTGGTTTTAATAACCTTCTGCTACAGTCGCCGTCCAGGGGTGAGTATGCTCCAGTCCGGACTCCCTCTGAGTATGCTCCAGCCCGGACTCCCTCTGCGCTCAGAGCTGGAGATGAGTTCTGGTGATCTGTTCCAACCCCCACTGGGCCCCTGCTCAGACAGAGGCAGAGCTGATACTGTGGCCTCCTTCTCAAGAAGGTTCATCTACAGGTAGAGGCTAATTCATACCCAGCGACTTAGCTGCAAGGGAGTCAAGGAAACATGACtttttcttcccagcctctgcagTGCAGGGAGGCATATCAGAAGGAAGTTGGAATAAACACTGCATGTAAAACCATTTCTACCACATCCTTATAGGGACAATATTGTgcacaaggtttttttttttttttgagatggagttttgctcgtgtcgcccaggctggagtgcaacagtgcaatcttggctcactgtaacctccgcttcccaggttcaagtgattctcctgcctcaacctccccagtagccaggataacaggcacccaccaccacaccaggccaatttttgtattttcagtagagacagggtttcactgcattgGCCAGGTTAGCCTTGAGCtccagacttcaggtgatctgcctacctcagcctcccaaagtgctgggattacagcctaagccactgtgcctggcctatgtatGAATTTGTTATATCTTTTGCTGGCATACATTTTTGgtttataattacaaaaataatatgtgttcataatataaaaattagaaaacaggtAAGTaacaagagaataaaaattactCATAGTGCTTCAAACCTCAGGAATCATTGCTGTGATAGTGTGATGTACATTCTCTGTCTTTTGTCTATTCACatgtagatattttcttttttttcttctttttttttttttaagagatagggtctcactgtgtcacccaggctggagtgcagcggtgccatcattagtcactgcagcctcgaatgcctgggctccagcaatcttccggcctcagcctcccaagtgcctgggactataggcgaggaccaccatgtccagctaattggtttttgtttgttttgagacggagtctcgctctgtctctccgGACTAGAGAGCAATGGCAcaattgcaacctccacctcctgggtttgagtgattctctcacctctgcctcccgaataggtggtattacaggcacgtgccaccattcctggctaagttttgtatttttagtagagatggggtttcaccatgttggccaggctggtctcgaactcctgacctcaagaaatctgacagcctcagcttcccaaagtgctgggattgcaggtgtgagccacaacgcccagcctgttttttttttttgttgttgttgttgttgttgttttttaaaaatttttatacatacagggtctcactatgttgcccaggctggtctcaaactctgggttcaagcagtcctcctgccttggcctcccaaagtgcttagattacatgtgtgagccactgcacttggctgatATTTTCAGATGATATAATTTTCCAAAAAGATACTATTTTGTAATCATTTTCACTTAAGAATATATTTCCATGTTTCCTCCAGTGAAGGTAGGGCAGGGAATGGGGAGGGCACCCCAAGGCCTTGGGCCTTTCCTCAATTTTTCCTCCCTTGAACCTTGAGTCCCTTGGTCTATGCTTGTGCAGATAACTCAGtgcttattttattatgatattttattCCTGAATTTTGGCAAAACTCCTTAGGCTTAACCTATTGGCATCAAAAACATTGGGCACTTGTGTTATGTGTCTCCCTCGTTATGACTTATTTTAGTCATTGGCCAGGCACTCGTGTTTGGAATTAACGTGATGAGTCCTTCTCCATTCAACCCCATTCATG
The DNA window shown above is from Rhinopithecus roxellana isolate Shanxi Qingling chromosome 21, ASM756505v1, whole genome shotgun sequence and carries:
- the TXNDC2 gene encoding thioredoxin domain-containing protein 2 isoform X1, which codes for MDVDKELVMESVKAGAPGTPEMRLDTQEETNEGDANESSLQVLSSNVPLLALEFLDTVQAKEKAFLPMVSHTFHMPTEESGAPQEGDDLPKSSANTSHPKQGDIPKSPEETIQPTEGDICKSPEETNQSKKDDLPKSSEVIKPKEGDIPKSSAKPIQSKLGNIPKSSMKPIQSKEDDSPKSPEETIQSKEGDIPKSLEEAIQPKEDDSPKSPEESIQPKEGDILKSPEEAIQPKEDDSSKSSEEAIPPKEGDILKSPEEAIQLKDNDSPKSPEEAIQPKEGDIPKSPEEAIQPKEGDILKSPEEAIQPKEGDIPKSPEEAIQPKEGDILKSPEEAIQPKEDDSPKSLEEAIQPKEGDIPKSPEEAIQPKEGDIPKSPEEAIQPKEGDILKPEEDTTESLEEDKVKVILSKEDFEASLKEAGERLVAVDFSATWCGPCRTIKPFFHALSMKHEDVVFLEVDADDCEEVVRDCAIMCVPTFQFYKKEEKVDEFCGALKEKLEAVIAELK
- the TXNDC2 gene encoding thioredoxin domain-containing protein 2 isoform X2; protein product: MVSHTFHMPTEESGAPQEGDDLPKSSANTSHPKQGDIPKSPEETIQPTEGDICKSPEETNQSKKDDLPKSSEVIKPKEGDIPKSSAKPIQSKLGNIPKSSMKPIQSKEDDSPKSPEETIQSKEGDIPKSLEEAIQPKEDDSPKSPEESIQPKEGDILKSPEEAIQPKEDDSSKSSEEAIPPKEGDILKSPEEAIQLKDNDSPKSPEEAIQPKEGDIPKSPEEAIQPKEGDILKSPEEAIQPKEGDIPKSPEEAIQPKEGDILKSPEEAIQPKEDDSPKSLEEAIQPKEGDIPKSPEEAIQPKEGDIPKSPEEAIQPKEGDILKPEEDTTESLEEDKVKVILSKEDFEASLKEAGERLVAVDFSATWCGPCRTIKPFFHALSMKHEDVVFLEVDADDCEEVVRDCAIMCVPTFQFYKKEEKVDEFCGALKEKLEAVIAELK